The Chryseolinea soli genome contains a region encoding:
- a CDS encoding MGMT family protein — MPTVKKKGTTNDFFADVYEVARLIPKGRVTSYGAIGHYLGAKSSARMVGWAMHGCPRDVPAHRVVNSAGLLSGKHHFKDPNSMQKRLEKEGIKVVNDKVKDFKTVFWDPSKELAL, encoded by the coding sequence ATGCCAACGGTCAAAAAGAAAGGTACAACCAACGACTTTTTCGCAGATGTGTATGAAGTTGCCCGCCTGATTCCCAAAGGCCGTGTCACCAGCTATGGGGCTATAGGCCACTATTTGGGGGCGAAATCGAGTGCACGGATGGTAGGATGGGCCATGCACGGCTGTCCGCGGGATGTGCCTGCCCATCGCGTGGTGAACAGCGCCGGCCTGTTGTCGGGCAAACATCACTTCAAAGACCCCAACAGCATGCAAAAGCGGCTGGAAAAAGAGGGGATCAAGGTTGTTAACGACAAGGTCAAAGACTTCAAAACCGTTTTCTGGGACCCTTCCAAAGAGCTCGCCTTATAG
- a CDS encoding sodium:solute symporter codes for MTPGLVVTIMIVYFGVLILISVITSRGADTTTFFTANRQSPWYLVAFGMIGSSLSGVTFISVPGNVGKIGFGYFQVVLGYLVGYWVIIGVLMPLYYRLNLISIYTYLEQRFSFWSYKTGAFFFLISRTIGSSLRLYLAATVLQLFLFDAWHVPFVVTVATTIVLIWVYTFKGGVKTIVWTDSFQTIFLITAVCIAVWQITQRMGWSLPEMVTTLKNGPYTRVFYFDDVNSTMFFWKQFLGGAFIAITMTGMDQEIMQKNLTCKNLGEAQKNMFWFSLTLVIVNVLFLALGALLYLYSSANNLAIPAATDELFPSLAMNELGLAVGVFFLLGITASSYASADSALTGLTTSFCIDFLDFKHKDEKTKKRQKFLVHLGFSLLFLLIIVVFKEINKRSVIDAVLNVAGYTYGPLLGLFTFGIFTKRVVRDKLVPVICVLSPALSYVVSSNSEAWFGGYKFGLEILVLNGLITFGGLWIVSRDGEKAL; via the coding sequence ATGACTCCTGGGCTGGTGGTTACGATCATGATCGTGTATTTCGGGGTGCTTATTTTGATCTCGGTGATCACATCGCGAGGCGCGGACACGACTACTTTTTTTACGGCAAACCGGCAGTCGCCGTGGTATTTGGTGGCGTTTGGGATGATTGGGTCGTCGCTGTCGGGGGTGACTTTTATCTCGGTGCCGGGGAATGTGGGAAAAATCGGGTTTGGATATTTTCAGGTGGTGTTGGGATACCTGGTGGGCTATTGGGTGATCATTGGGGTTTTGATGCCGTTGTATTACCGGCTGAACCTGATTTCCATTTATACTTATCTGGAACAGCGGTTTAGTTTTTGGTCATACAAAACAGGCGCTTTCTTTTTTCTGATCTCGCGCACGATAGGCTCTTCGTTGCGTTTGTACCTGGCGGCCACCGTGCTGCAATTGTTCCTGTTCGATGCGTGGCATGTACCCTTTGTGGTGACGGTGGCGACGACCATCGTGCTCATTTGGGTCTACACGTTTAAGGGCGGGGTGAAGACCATTGTGTGGACCGATTCGTTCCAAACCATCTTTTTGATCACAGCCGTGTGCATCGCCGTTTGGCAGATCACGCAGCGCATGGGATGGTCGCTGCCGGAAATGGTGACGACGTTGAAGAACGGGCCTTATACACGCGTGTTCTACTTCGACGACGTTAACTCGACGATGTTTTTTTGGAAACAGTTTCTCGGCGGTGCTTTCATTGCCATCACCATGACGGGGATGGACCAGGAGATCATGCAGAAAAATCTGACGTGTAAAAATTTGGGGGAGGCGCAGAAAAATATGTTCTGGTTTAGCCTGACGCTGGTGATCGTGAATGTTTTGTTTTTAGCATTGGGGGCATTACTCTATTTGTACAGCTCGGCGAACAACCTGGCCATTCCGGCGGCCACCGACGAGTTGTTCCCTTCGTTGGCGATGAACGAGTTGGGATTGGCGGTGGGAGTTTTCTTTTTGCTGGGGATAACGGCATCGTCATACGCCAGCGCAGATTCTGCGTTGACGGGATTGACGACATCTTTTTGTATTGATTTTCTGGATTTCAAACACAAGGATGAGAAGACGAAGAAGCGGCAGAAGTTTTTGGTTCATTTGGGATTTTCGTTATTGTTCTTGTTGATCATTGTGGTGTTTAAAGAAATCAATAAACGCTCGGTGATCGATGCCGTGTTGAATGTGGCGGGATATACCTATGGGCCGTTGCTGGGGCTTTTCACCTTTGGGATTTTTACGAAGCGGGTAGTACGCGATAAGTTGGTGCCGGTGATCTGCGTATTGTCGCCGGCGTTGTCATATGTGGTGAGTTCGAATTCGGAGGCTTGGTTTGGGGGGTATAAGTTTGGACTGGAGATATTGGTGTTGAATGGGTTGATTACGTTTGGCGGGCTTTGGATTGTTTCGCGGGATGGGGAGAAGGCTTTGTAG
- a CDS encoding nuclear transport factor 2 family protein has translation MKKRNVLLCLVLFLMSHLVFGQTKQDSLEIKQAALDYIESQHKPNPKQMDRALHPRMVKRTFWKDKGTGKDYVRETTTESMILLAESYNKNGDKFPSSPKKEIFLLDVSERTASVKLMADEWIDYMHIVKLNGSWKIINVLWQYKDTKEHL, from the coding sequence ATGAAGAAAAGAAATGTTCTTTTATGCCTTGTGCTATTCCTGATGAGCCACTTGGTTTTTGGACAAACTAAACAGGATAGCTTAGAAATCAAACAAGCTGCTCTTGACTATATAGAGTCTCAACACAAGCCAAATCCTAAGCAAATGGACCGGGCACTACACCCCAGAATGGTTAAACGTACGTTTTGGAAAGACAAAGGAACAGGGAAAGACTATGTACGAGAAACGACAACAGAATCTATGATTTTGCTTGCAGAAAGTTATAATAAGAATGGCGACAAATTCCCTTCGTCACCTAAAAAAGAGATTTTTCTGCTCGACGTTTCAGAACGTACTGCCTCTGTAAAATTAATGGCAGACGAATGGATTGACTATATGCACATTGTGAAGCTTAACGGTAGTTGGAAAATTATTAATGTTCTTTGGCAGTATAAAGACACAAAAGAGCATTTATGA
- a CDS encoding anthrone oxygenase family protein, which produces MNFIRFLNTFSSALVMGAVFGVWLGFDPFSLSPTAYIEQQQNLISALNVLMPRLGFVTIIVTLINAFLNKRKKIKMTWLIVASLCFIAAGLITAFGNQVINAVVITWNPEKPPIGWMRYRDEWWTLHCYRTLASVLGMTIVIWINTKTDTIP; this is translated from the coding sequence TTGAACTTTATTCGCTTTTTAAACACGTTCTCTTCAGCGCTGGTAATGGGCGCCGTGTTTGGTGTTTGGCTTGGATTCGATCCCTTCTCCCTGTCGCCGACTGCATACATTGAACAGCAACAAAACTTAATCAGCGCATTGAATGTGCTGATGCCGCGCTTAGGGTTTGTTACCATTATAGTTACTTTAATAAATGCATTTCTAAACAAAAGAAAAAAGATAAAGATGACCTGGCTGATCGTAGCGTCGTTATGTTTTATTGCGGCCGGATTAATTACAGCTTTTGGGAATCAAGTTATTAATGCGGTGGTTATAACGTGGAACCCCGAAAAACCCCCGATAGGATGGATGCGCTATAGAGACGAATGGTGGACATTACATTGCTACCGGACGTTGGCATCCGTTTTAGGGATGACAATCGTGATTTGGATAAATACAAAAACCGACACGATCCCTTAG
- a CDS encoding ATP-dependent Clp protease adaptor ClpS: MKPAYQEEVLVEVLEATETIDQMDLVVFNDDVNTFEHVIATLIRVCEHTPEQAEQCTLLIHHKGKCAVKMGTFDFLKPMREAICEAGIDARIL, translated from the coding sequence ATGAAGCCCGCTTACCAGGAAGAAGTACTTGTAGAGGTATTGGAAGCCACTGAAACCATCGACCAGATGGACCTCGTGGTCTTCAACGACGACGTAAACACCTTCGAACACGTTATCGCCACGCTCATCCGCGTATGCGAGCATACGCCCGAACAGGCGGAGCAGTGCACGCTGCTCATCCATCACAAGGGCAAATGTGCGGTGAAGATGGGCACATTCGATTTCCTCAAGCCGATGCGCGAGGCCATTTGTGAAGCCGGCATCGACGCCAGGATCTTGTAA
- a CDS encoding flavin-containing monooxygenase: MDRLDKKFINTIVVGGGQAGLATGYYLKRNGIDFVILDESESPGEVWSRRWDSLTLFTPSQYNGLPGYPFPSKRGTFPNKSEVANYLTQYVKRFTLPVRFGKKVIKVIPDTKYAFEVITNEDSFFCDNLVVATGSNQRPNFPGFKQLINPSVFSIHSSQYKNPSMVPPGDVLVVGAGSSGVQIAIDLAKTHKVFLSGKPTFKIPDFVFKYLGPVYWWFINNFINIKTPLGRKAKKSVLAGGAPLINVSMDDVHAAGVTHLSRVAGVDDSRLKFEDGSLRTFNSLVWATGFKPDFSWINMKQEFENGWPKTTRGVSTDVEGLFFVGMLFQFGLTSAILGGVGRDAKYICNQILERNQGLFTSSPQRKRTF, from the coding sequence ATGGATCGACTTGACAAGAAATTCATCAACACAATCGTAGTGGGAGGCGGCCAGGCCGGTCTGGCAACGGGTTATTATTTAAAACGGAACGGAATTGATTTTGTGATTCTGGATGAAAGCGAATCTCCGGGTGAGGTTTGGAGCAGAAGGTGGGACTCACTTACATTATTTACGCCATCTCAATACAACGGGCTGCCAGGTTATCCATTTCCATCGAAGCGGGGAACCTTTCCTAATAAGTCAGAAGTGGCGAACTATCTCACTCAATATGTTAAGCGATTCACCCTGCCCGTTCGATTTGGGAAAAAAGTAATAAAGGTTATCCCCGACACGAAGTATGCATTTGAGGTTATAACGAACGAAGACAGCTTTTTTTGTGACAACCTCGTGGTGGCCACAGGCAGCAATCAAAGACCAAATTTTCCGGGATTCAAACAGCTCATTAACCCTTCCGTTTTCAGCATACATTCCTCTCAATATAAAAATCCGTCAATGGTGCCGCCAGGTGATGTGTTGGTTGTGGGCGCCGGCAGTTCCGGCGTTCAAATTGCGATCGACCTTGCAAAGACGCATAAAGTGTTTTTGTCGGGCAAACCCACCTTTAAGATTCCCGACTTTGTGTTTAAATACCTCGGCCCTGTTTACTGGTGGTTCATCAATAATTTTATCAATATAAAAACACCCCTGGGGAGGAAAGCGAAAAAGAGTGTCCTTGCGGGTGGGGCGCCGCTCATCAACGTGTCGATGGATGATGTGCATGCTGCCGGAGTGACTCACTTGTCGCGTGTTGCTGGCGTTGACGATAGTCGGCTTAAGTTCGAGGATGGCAGTCTTCGAACATTTAACAGTTTAGTTTGGGCAACTGGCTTTAAGCCCGATTTCTCGTGGATAAATATGAAGCAGGAATTTGAAAATGGCTGGCCGAAAACAACACGAGGAGTTTCGACGGACGTAGAAGGATTATTTTTTGTCGGAATGTTATTTCAATTTGGATTAACATCGGCAATCCTTGGCGGGGTGGGACGTGATGCGAAATATATCTGCAATCAAATTTTGGAGAGAAACCAGGGGCTGTTCACGTCGTCGCCGCAGAGGAAACGAACGTTTTGA
- a CDS encoding putative Ig domain-containing protein: MKRFYLIALLLITTLSVNAQVQLVFPDSVGWNVLNENEELNFQVKSHPDVKKYFSIEGVEGLGISFDSLGNFSWKPSFDLVDRVAKTKDFSVIFQAAFADGKRERKTITFTVKHVNRPPVVEELPVLYVKQGKENAYQIGSDYVYDQDGDPLSFRAPQTELPEGAAFSSQGQFTWTPSRTQFMNLKSNPITLEFIVQDQPDKAETRGKLRVAQTQQDLPPEITIMPMDTVFAIKEDETLNLRIYLSDPNGDDNVRSAGFIASDKRIPTTAFKENTQLLYEFTWTPGYEFVDDAQTALTPELTFFVLDKSNNRTQKRIKIKVQDTENMIKKDALLFSKYRNNLIDCMVLIQQLDINQKKLNQDFKKAKKGKKNRSIMNASLGAVTGFTPIIVDDATTAKAVSGVGGTTVLTLGTLEATEVIGRSKESIMDKIKINIDLRNKIQANGDEFARKYALKMNRRGAEFDKDIEKLRASLNDQRIVLLELDAYNKNLGKIDDRDIKKVFLDYGDETK; the protein is encoded by the coding sequence GTGAAGCGGTTCTATCTCATTGCTCTCCTACTCATCACCACCCTCTCCGTAAATGCTCAAGTTCAGCTGGTCTTCCCCGACTCAGTGGGGTGGAATGTGTTGAACGAAAATGAGGAATTAAACTTCCAGGTCAAAAGTCACCCGGATGTAAAAAAATATTTTTCGATCGAAGGTGTAGAAGGACTCGGCATCAGCTTTGACTCGCTGGGAAATTTTAGCTGGAAGCCGTCGTTCGACCTCGTGGATCGTGTGGCGAAGACGAAAGATTTTTCCGTGATCTTCCAAGCCGCCTTTGCCGACGGCAAGCGCGAACGCAAAACGATCACGTTCACCGTGAAGCATGTGAACCGCCCGCCCGTAGTGGAGGAGTTGCCCGTGCTCTATGTGAAGCAGGGCAAAGAGAACGCCTACCAGATCGGCAGCGACTATGTTTACGACCAGGATGGCGACCCGCTGTCGTTTCGCGCGCCACAAACCGAGCTACCCGAAGGCGCGGCATTCTCGTCGCAAGGCCAGTTCACCTGGACGCCCTCGCGCACACAGTTCATGAACCTGAAGAGCAACCCGATCACACTCGAGTTCATCGTGCAAGACCAGCCCGACAAAGCCGAGACCAGAGGCAAACTGCGCGTGGCCCAAACGCAACAGGACCTGCCGCCGGAAATAACGATCATGCCCATGGACACGGTGTTTGCCATCAAAGAAGATGAAACATTGAACCTGCGCATCTACCTGAGCGACCCCAACGGCGACGACAACGTGCGCAGCGCCGGCTTCATCGCCTCCGACAAGCGCATCCCCACCACAGCCTTCAAGGAAAACACGCAGTTGCTCTACGAGTTTACCTGGACACCCGGCTACGAATTTGTAGACGACGCCCAGACCGCCCTGACCCCGGAGCTGACCTTTTTCGTGCTCGACAAATCGAACAACCGCACACAAAAGAGGATAAAGATCAAAGTGCAGGACACCGAAAACATGATCAAGAAAGACGCGCTCTTGTTTTCGAAATACCGTAACAACCTCATCGACTGCATGGTGCTGATCCAGCAACTGGACATCAATCAAAAGAAATTGAACCAGGACTTCAAAAAGGCAAAGAAAGGCAAGAAGAATCGCAGCATCATGAATGCCAGCCTGGGCGCCGTGACAGGTTTCACGCCCATCATTGTAGATGACGCCACCACTGCCAAGGCCGTTAGCGGCGTGGGGGGCACGACCGTGCTCACGCTAGGTACTCTGGAAGCTACCGAAGTGATCGGCCGCAGCAAGGAGAGCATCATGGACAAAATCAAAATCAACATCGACCTCCGGAACAAGATCCAGGCAAACGGCGACGAATTTGCGCGCAAATACGCCCTGAAAATGAACCGCCGCGGCGCCGAATTTGACAAGGACATCGAAAAACTCCGCGCCAGCCTGAACGACCAACGCATCGTGCTGCTGGAACTGGACGCCTACAACAAAAACCTGGGCAAGATCGACGACAGGGACATCAAGAAAGTGTTTTTAGACTACGGCGACGAAACGAAATAG
- a CDS encoding ester cyclase: MNQKEIEVLRTVVERGFGLADMNTIDRLISEDVVEHQFGRLNGRDELKKSILAIANGFSDRQYELVRFSTDGDVVWGHFKFTATHSGVFFGHQPTNRKVSIDVMDIAKISNGQIVEHWGVPDRFALLVQIGAILK, encoded by the coding sequence ATGAATCAAAAGGAAATTGAAGTTTTAAGAACGGTAGTAGAACGTGGCTTCGGGCTAGCTGACATGAATACGATCGACCGGCTGATAAGCGAAGATGTTGTCGAGCATCAGTTTGGTCGCCTGAATGGAAGAGACGAACTCAAGAAATCGATCCTCGCCATTGCGAATGGATTTTCTGATCGTCAATACGAACTTGTACGGTTTAGCACGGATGGAGACGTGGTTTGGGGACATTTTAAATTTACGGCTACTCATTCAGGAGTATTCTTTGGACATCAACCGACTAACCGGAAAGTATCCATCGATGTAATGGATATAGCCAAAATCTCCAATGGTCAGATCGTCGAGCATTGGGGCGTCCCTGACCGATTTGCATTGCTGGTTCAGATAGGAGCGATCCTGAAGTAG
- the recR gene encoding recombination mediator RecR, whose protein sequence is MEYPSKLIENAVNQIAKLPGIGKKTALRLVLHLIKDKEENTLALAEALTTLRMQIKFCTTCHNISDHDICSICQSHRRDRALLCVVEDSKDVMAIENTAQYNGTYHVLGGVISPMNGVGPADLNIESLVQRLQGQIEIKEVILALSPTMEGDTTAFYINRRIKDLSLKISVIARGVPVGGDLEYADEITLGRSIIGRTLFG, encoded by the coding sequence GTGGAATATCCTTCAAAACTCATTGAGAACGCCGTCAACCAGATCGCAAAACTTCCGGGCATCGGCAAAAAAACAGCCCTGCGGCTGGTACTTCACCTCATAAAGGACAAGGAAGAGAACACCCTGGCCCTGGCCGAGGCCCTCACCACGCTGCGCATGCAGATCAAGTTCTGCACCACCTGCCACAACATCTCCGACCACGACATCTGCTCCATCTGCCAAAGCCACCGCCGCGACCGCGCCTTGTTGTGCGTGGTGGAGGATTCCAAGGATGTGATGGCCATTGAAAATACCGCCCAATACAACGGCACCTACCACGTACTCGGCGGCGTCATCTCGCCCATGAACGGCGTGGGCCCAGCCGACCTCAACATCGAGAGTCTCGTGCAGCGGCTGCAGGGCCAGATCGAGATCAAGGAAGTGATCCTTGCCCTCAGCCCCACCATGGAAGGCGACACCACCGCATTCTACATCAACCGGCGCATCAAAGACCTTTCCCTCAAGATCAGCGTCATTGCCCGCGGCGTGCCGGTGGGAGGCGACCTCGAGTATGCCGACGAGATCACGCTGGGCCGCAGCATCATCGGCCGCACGCTCTTCGGCTGA